CCTGCCAGACCTGTCACAAGGACGTCCACGACCATGCGCCTGCCGCTCGCATCGCCATGGCGCGTGCCGAACCGGGCCTTGGCGGCAAGTTCCTGGCAGGGGTGGCATCGGCCTTCGGCAAGCCGCCCGAAGGCGCTTGCGTCGACTGCCACCGCGAGCATGAAGGCGCAGGCCCGATGCAGCCTGCCCCGCAGGCTTTCTGCACCGATTGCCACGGCACGCTGAAGGACCGGCTGAAGGACACCAAACTCGGCAATGCCGCCGATTTCGGCACCAGCCACCCGCAATTCTCGGCCCTTGTCCAAACAATGCCCGGCAAGCATCCCCGCTTTACCCGCGCCTCGCTCGACGGCAAGCCGATGGATGACGGCGGACTCAAATTCCCGCATGACATCCACTTGTCGGCCACGGGCGGTGTCGCCAAGATGGCGCGGACGATGAAGACGCAATATGGTTTCGGCGATAGGCTGGCCTGCCAGGATTGCCACAAGCCTACCGCCGACGGCGTGCGTTTCCTGCCGGTGAACATGGAGCGCGATTGCCAGATGTGCCACAGCCTCGCCTTCGAGACGATCGGCGGAACGGTGCGTACGCTACGCCACGGCCAGCCCGATCAGGTGATCGCCGACCTGCGCGCCTATTACCGCTCAACCGGCCCGGCCCAACCCATGGCGTTGGGCGGCATGGCGCGGCGGCGGCCCGGCGACTATGCGCAGGGGCGGATCTATCACGCCTATTTCGGTGCGGCGGCGGCGCGTCCCTCCCGCGCCGACGATGCCATAAGGGCGGTCTTCTCCGAGGGCGGCGCCTGCTATGACTGCCACACGGTCACACCGCCCGGCGCGAACGGCAATGCGAGCTGGCAGGTGCTGCCGGTGCATCAGCCGATGCGCTATATGATGAACGGCTGGTTCGACCATGCCGCGCACCGCACGGAAAAATGCGAAAGCTGCCACGCCGCGCCCAGATCGCATGATGCGAAACAGTTGCTGCTGCCCGGCATCGACAGTTGCCGCACCTGCCATGGTGGGGAAAAGTCCAAGGCGGACGTGCCATCGGGCTGCGCCATGTGCCATAGCTATCATGTCGGTGATGGAGCGCCCTGGGCACCGGCTGACCGGATGAAAAAAGTTGGCAATTCAGGCTCGCTGCGTGTTCCTGCGAAGGCAGGAACCCAGTCCCGCCTTCAGAACGGGACTCCTGCCCCCGCAGGAACACGTGGTTTGGACACATAAAGGGGGGAGCAAAGGCCATGCTGATCGCACAGGTCACGGACATCCATCTGGGTTTCGACCCCGACAACCCCGCCGAGTTCAACCGCAAGCGGCTGGACCAGGTGCTCCGCGCCCTGAACGATGGCCCCAACCGCCCCGACCTTTTGCTGGCGACCGGCGACCTGACAGATCGGGGAGACGCGGACAGTTACCGCCGCCTCGCCAACGCCTTCAGCCAATGCGATTTTCCGGTCTGGCCCTGCATGGGCAATCATGACGACCGTGCCCAATTCGCCCAATATTTCCCGCACATCCCTCAGGAAGACGGCTTCGTCCACTATGTGATCCCGCTGGAGGACCGGCGGATCATCATGCTCGACACGCTGGAGCCGGACCGGCACGGCGGCGCCTTCTGCGAACGCCGCGCCGCGTGGCTCTCCGCCCGGCTGGATGAGGATGCGGAAACCCCGACGCTGATCGTCATGCACCATCCTCCGGTCGAGGTCGGCATAGACTGGATGAACACCCACCCGGAAGAAGCATGGGTCCAACGCTTCACCGCCGCCATCGCAGGTCGTCCGAACATCCAGGCGATCCTCTGCGGCCACATCCACCGCGCCATCACCGCCCCATGGCAGGGCACCACCATCGCCATCTGCTCCTCAACCGCCCCCCAACTGGCGCTCGACATGCGCCCCATGGACCCGGAAACCCCCGACAACCGCCCGATGATCGTCGCAGACCCGCCCGCCTATGCGCTGCATCGCTGGACGGACCATGGCCTGATCACCCATTTCGCGACAGCCGACGATCATGTGATGCTGGCCAAGTTCGACGCAGGAATGCAACCGCTGGTGCGAATGCTGATCGATGAGCGTCCGGTTTCCAGTTCCGTTCGCCCTGAATAGGGCCTGAGCGTCGGAAATAGTCCTATGCCTGTTGCGACCTTGGTAGGCAGTCGAAGGAACCACTCAGATGAACGCGGAGAAGGGTGGAGGGGAAGATTCGGAGGTTGTGCCATTTCCCCTCCACCACGCTTCGCGCGGTCCCCCTCCCCACGCTGCGCGCAGGGAGGATTTTAACGTCGCTATTGCCCGAAATCCGCCGCAAATTTCACAAATCCTACTGACCCAACGGAACCTTGAGCGGCGGCCTCCAGCCCTTCATGTCCACCTCATCGCTGACCTTGTAGGGTATTCCCTTGGAGGTCAGGAACAGCCGCTCCATCTCCGGCCGGGTAAAGGGCCGCGAACCCAAGCGCCCGAACACCGCGATCTGCCCGCCCGTCTCGTCCACCGCACGGTCGCGGTCCAGCCCCTTGGACAGGGCCAGCGCCGGTGAGGGCGTCCGCGCCCAGGCGATCAGTTCCGGCTTGGGCGCGGGTGAGAAGCCGTAGAAATTCGGCTGGCTGGCCGGGCTGGTGAGCTGGATCACCTTCATGCCCGCCCGCCCATCCGCGACATAGGCGAACAGCGACGCATTGGTCGTGCCGACGATCACATCCTCCACATCGGTCATCTGGCCGCCGAAGCTTTCTTTCCTGTAGATGCTAGGCCGCAGCGGATTGGTGATGTCGATGATCGCCAGCCCCTCCGCCTTGGCGGCGACATAGGCATAGGTGCGCGCCAGATAGATGCGCCGCGCATCGGCCAGCTTCACGGTCGCGGACGGCACCGCCACCGGATCGGTCAGGCGCGACACGTCGAACAGCTTCAACCCCTCCGCATCCGTGACCCAGAGATAACGGAACTGGATCGCACTCGCCCGGGCATCCTTCAAAGGCCGCACGGCGGCCAG
Above is a window of Sphingobium sp. JS3065 DNA encoding:
- a CDS encoding cytochrome c3 family protein; this encodes MSFLVRQISLTADGREIVRAATLPKPQLSLGRAAENDIHLPDLALEPDHARIEQVDERTIRVRATGTLGFDLEGRTVLRAEIDPAKGAELRFGGHRITVSRAEDGAAILSIRRVDAVSEASEEKEEARVFSLRGLLPGKRLTAWSMALAILIGFLAIPIWSYASRPANDTRNIHEVMGDKSWSSGPLSQAHHALEGRCETCHEKAFVSVRDSACQTCHKDVHDHAPAARIAMARAEPGLGGKFLAGVASAFGKPPEGACVDCHREHEGAGPMQPAPQAFCTDCHGTLKDRLKDTKLGNAADFGTSHPQFSALVQTMPGKHPRFTRASLDGKPMDDGGLKFPHDIHLSATGGVAKMARTMKTQYGFGDRLACQDCHKPTADGVRFLPVNMERDCQMCHSLAFETIGGTVRTLRHGQPDQVIADLRAYYRSTGPAQPMALGGMARRRPGDYAQGRIYHAYFGAAAARPSRADDAIRAVFSEGGACYDCHTVTPPGANGNASWQVLPVHQPMRYMMNGWFDHAAHRTEKCESCHAAPRSHDAKQLLLPGIDSCRTCHGGEKSKADVPSGCAMCHSYHVGDGAPWAPADRMKKVGNSGSLRVPAKAGTQSRLQNGTPAPAGTRGLDT
- a CDS encoding phosphodiesterase, with the translated sequence MLIAQVTDIHLGFDPDNPAEFNRKRLDQVLRALNDGPNRPDLLLATGDLTDRGDADSYRRLANAFSQCDFPVWPCMGNHDDRAQFAQYFPHIPQEDGFVHYVIPLEDRRIIMLDTLEPDRHGGAFCERRAAWLSARLDEDAETPTLIVMHHPPVEVGIDWMNTHPEEAWVQRFTAAIAGRPNIQAILCGHIHRAITAPWQGTTIAICSSTAPQLALDMRPMDPETPDNRPMIVADPPAYALHRWTDHGLITHFATADDHVMLAKFDAGMQPLVRMLIDERPVSSSVRPE